Sequence from the Pseudomonas sp. 7SR1 genome:
TCAGCGGCGCCTGGTCGGGGCTGGCGATGTCGGTGCGCTTGGACAGGCGCATGAACAGCTCCAGGTCGCTGCTGCGGGTTTGCGCCAGCATGAAATCCTTGACCGGCACCTCGGCCTTGGCCACGGCGTCCTGGGCAGTGATCTTCTCCGCCAGGTAAGGCTGCAGCGCATCCTGGTTCACCCGATCGAACACCGGGGCCATGATGAACATGGTCAGGAACAGCGCCATGCCGGTGAGGATCTGGTTCGACGGCGTCTGCTGCAAGCCCAGGGCCTGGCGCAGGATGGAAAAGACAATGATGATCCGGGTAAAGCTGGTCATCAGCATGACGAACGCCGGGATGAAGCTCAGCGCAGTCATGATCAGCAGGATCTGCAGGCTGACCGAGTATTCCTGGGCCCCTTCTGCGTTGGTCCC
This genomic interval carries:
- the fliP gene encoding flagellar type III secretion system pore protein FliP (The bacterial flagellar biogenesis protein FliP forms a type III secretion system (T3SS)-type pore required for flagellar assembly.), which encodes MPLRILLTLALMLAAPLAFAADPLSIPAITLGTNAEGAQEYSVSLQILLIMTALSFIPAFVMLMTSFTRIIIVFSILRQALGLQQTPSNQILTGMALFLTMFIMAPVFDRVNQDALQPYLAEKITAQDAVAKAEVPVKDFMLAQTRSSDLELFMRLSKRTDIASPDQAPLTILVPAFVTSELKTAFQIGFMIFIPFLIIDLVVASILMAMGMMMLSPLIISLPFKIMLFVLVDGWALIIGTLAGSFGGV